In Synechococcus sp. KORDI-100, a single window of DNA contains:
- a CDS encoding NAD(+) kinase produces MRLERVWVIYRAESQLAQKEARQCAAELQGHGIQVVTAMSGARVNPFPGLLANEDSMPDLAVVLGGDGTVLGAARHLAVHDIPILSINVGGHLGFLTHDKRVLQGDEIWQRLLNDQFAIERRLMLQAMVDRRSAEERADSPALLQQPDVEDDEEHHWALNDFYLRAYRDEISPTCTLELEIDGEVVDQVRGDGLILSTPTGSTGYALAAGGPILHPGIEAMVVAPICPMSLSSRTLVVPPRARLVIWPLGDADHRIKLWKDGVGCTVMEPGECCVVQQARHHALMVVLNQSPSYYRTLAHKLHWAGSLTASQPSPN; encoded by the coding sequence ATGCGTCTTGAGCGGGTCTGGGTGATCTACCGGGCCGAAAGCCAGCTAGCCCAGAAGGAAGCGCGTCAATGTGCAGCAGAGCTGCAAGGCCATGGCATTCAGGTTGTGACAGCCATGTCAGGCGCTCGGGTGAATCCCTTCCCCGGCCTGTTGGCCAATGAGGACTCCATGCCTGATCTGGCTGTGGTTCTGGGAGGTGATGGAACCGTGCTTGGAGCTGCGCGCCATCTTGCTGTTCACGACATTCCCATTCTGAGTATCAATGTGGGCGGGCACCTGGGTTTTCTGACCCACGACAAACGGGTGCTTCAAGGTGATGAGATCTGGCAGCGATTGCTGAATGACCAATTCGCCATTGAACGGCGATTGATGCTTCAGGCCATGGTGGATCGTCGTTCCGCTGAGGAACGGGCTGATTCGCCGGCGTTGCTTCAGCAACCCGATGTTGAGGACGACGAAGAACATCACTGGGCTCTAAATGATTTTTATCTGAGGGCCTACCGCGATGAGATTTCCCCGACGTGCACGCTCGAGTTGGAGATTGATGGTGAGGTTGTGGACCAGGTGCGTGGAGATGGTCTGATCCTCTCAACACCGACAGGGTCCACCGGCTACGCCCTGGCAGCCGGTGGACCGATCCTCCATCCGGGGATTGAAGCGATGGTGGTGGCTCCGATCTGTCCGATGAGCCTTTCAAGCCGCACACTGGTGGTTCCCCCCCGGGCTAGATTGGTGATCTGGCCCCTGGGTGATGCCGATCATCGCATCAAGCTCTGGAAGGACGGTGTTGGCTGCACCGTGATGGAACCTGGCGAATGTTGTGTGGTTCAGCAGGCCCGGCACCATGCCCTGATGGTTGTCTTGAATCAGAGCCCCTCGTACTACCGGACCCTCGCTCACAAACTGCATTGGGCCGGCAGCCTGACGGCCAGTCAGCCCTCACCGAACTAG
- the nuoK gene encoding NADH-quinone oxidoreductase subunit NuoK produces MNDFVSGLPSLQAFLLLAALLFCIGVWGLINSRNAVRVLMSIELMLNAVNINLMAFSSYVDGDLIRGQVFAVFVITVAAAEAAVGLAILLSLYRNRVTVDMEQFNLLRW; encoded by the coding sequence ATGAACGATTTTGTGTCCGGACTTCCTTCACTTCAGGCTTTCCTGCTCTTGGCCGCGTTGCTGTTCTGCATCGGTGTGTGGGGTCTGATCAACAGTCGCAACGCCGTGCGGGTGTTGATGAGCATTGAGTTGATGCTCAATGCCGTGAACATCAATCTGATGGCGTTCTCCTCCTACGTGGATGGGGACCTCATCAGGGGCCAGGTCTTCGCCGTCTTTGTGATCACGGTGGCTGCCGCTGAGGCCGCTGTTGGTCTGGCCATCCTGCTGTCGCTTTATCGCAACAGGGTTACGGTTGATATGGAACAGTTCAATCTGCTCCGCTGGTAA